One part of the Phycisphaeraceae bacterium genome encodes these proteins:
- a CDS encoding PD-(D/E)XK nuclease family protein has product MMAPNPNAISTDQKDTRIFLGWESPAIRAVAAFMLRCHTERNSALTREIDFSDTLVILPTSRAKRVLLSTLVELSESHQQQSMWFSPPVLATPTQAIDLLVPPKTLSTSPASSIEQRLVWEQAVRQLSLQTYEHLVMHGRRTDKDIQSVARILRTMLEELTLAGHTIESSLQVVHDIIPETMQKRWHAAATTEGTYFDLLASHGLHDPGVSGQSSDTDRSGFQQVYLACTTELPYRLKELLQQCVDTRMPLIYAPADMHTMYDDLGCCITRKWNEWPIPLTTEHVVRAGDVRSQCQAALTLALGNTKTESHDVTFGLLDLALGMPLVREAELLAKESVRPPTHATLLTTDVGRFLVTLDRFLALSTPDTLTLLLRQRLTRRILQRLLSDTGYADNATPDTVLAHLDAMRSSCMPSSFDALKTQLDRLPVPDSTVIHTFLKQLRALTDFTSADRDTIAGIINCLQELLGFGSSEPALEVCRGVLHQFASLRIGTRDQVAPQSIVKALIEQLDKEMPAPLPTSEEIEAVGLLELVTDPAEHVVILGANENTLPMSPQSHPWLTDTVRKKLHLPTWDDRAARDACILTTLLRSKKTCRIITGTTDQNGDQVLPSPLLFHTEDVAAIELAQHTLHTTYEASKIVPALIPGERDLFSEKKPAEPVRIDILPVTSFRTYIASPYQFYLQHIAHAFPIECPSHQLGPIDFGILLHRVLHLFGLSDAKHSKDPNVIASVLSSTLDACTQEFYGDTPNTALLLQRRAAYGRLHRFAEWQAAHASQGWRIKETEWSSDPAILERGTTSVQLRGQIDRIDINAQTGELAVIDYKTSESLIKPDQAHKTSEGWTNLQLPLYRHLLGSEDKQRQIKFMYVALPKKPANIGGYEATWDENELLEADMIALALVNRMRRGIFDDNDALEAASLNALTEDLPNSAGATHE; this is encoded by the coding sequence ATGATGGCACCAAATCCCAACGCCATATCGACAGATCAGAAAGATACACGCATATTTCTCGGCTGGGAAAGTCCGGCAATCCGTGCCGTTGCTGCGTTTATGCTCCGCTGTCATACAGAGCGGAACAGCGCATTAACTCGTGAGATCGACTTCAGTGACACACTCGTGATTCTGCCGACCAGCAGAGCAAAGCGAGTCCTCCTTTCAACACTAGTGGAGCTTTCAGAGTCACATCAGCAGCAAAGCATGTGGTTCTCGCCGCCCGTCTTGGCAACACCAACTCAGGCTATCGATCTCCTTGTACCTCCGAAGACACTTTCAACATCGCCAGCATCATCTATCGAGCAGAGACTCGTATGGGAGCAGGCTGTAAGACAGCTCTCCCTTCAAACATACGAGCATCTCGTCATGCATGGGCGTCGAACCGACAAGGATATCCAGAGTGTTGCTCGCATATTGCGCACAATGCTGGAAGAACTCACGCTTGCCGGGCACACCATCGAATCGTCACTTCAGGTTGTACATGACATCATCCCCGAAACTATGCAGAAACGCTGGCACGCTGCCGCAACGACCGAAGGAACCTACTTCGACTTGCTTGCATCACACGGGCTGCATGATCCTGGTGTTTCCGGCCAAAGCTCGGATACCGACAGATCCGGTTTTCAGCAGGTATACCTTGCATGTACGACAGAACTTCCATATAGACTGAAAGAACTTCTCCAGCAATGCGTGGATACAAGGATGCCACTGATCTATGCGCCCGCTGATATGCACACGATGTATGATGATCTTGGCTGTTGCATCACACGCAAGTGGAATGAATGGCCGATTCCATTGACAACCGAGCATGTGGTGCGTGCTGGCGACGTGCGTTCACAGTGCCAAGCAGCGCTCACACTCGCGCTCGGCAATACAAAGACTGAGTCACATGATGTAACGTTTGGCTTGCTGGATCTTGCACTCGGCATGCCTCTCGTCCGCGAAGCGGAATTACTCGCGAAAGAGTCGGTCCGTCCTCCCACCCATGCAACACTGCTTACAACGGACGTTGGCAGATTTCTTGTCACGCTAGATCGATTTCTCGCATTGAGCACACCCGACACCCTCACTCTACTTTTACGGCAAAGGCTCACGCGCCGGATCTTACAAAGACTGCTGAGCGATACCGGCTACGCGGACAATGCGACTCCTGACACTGTGCTGGCTCACCTTGACGCAATGCGATCCAGTTGCATGCCGTCATCGTTTGACGCACTGAAAACGCAGCTTGATCGGCTGCCAGTACCTGACAGCACCGTCATTCACACGTTCCTCAAACAACTCCGGGCTCTGACAGATTTCACGTCTGCAGATCGAGACACGATTGCTGGCATAATCAACTGTCTCCAAGAGCTACTCGGATTTGGTTCAAGCGAACCTGCTCTTGAAGTGTGTCGTGGCGTACTCCATCAGTTCGCATCGTTGCGCATTGGAACGCGTGACCAAGTTGCTCCACAGAGCATAGTGAAGGCATTGATTGAACAACTTGACAAGGAGATGCCCGCTCCGCTTCCAACATCCGAAGAGATCGAGGCTGTCGGGTTGCTGGAGCTTGTCACCGACCCCGCCGAACACGTTGTGATTCTGGGAGCCAACGAGAATACATTACCAATGTCACCCCAGTCTCATCCGTGGCTGACAGACACAGTGCGAAAAAAGCTGCATCTGCCAACATGGGATGATCGCGCTGCACGCGACGCTTGCATTCTGACAACGCTTCTTCGATCAAAGAAAACATGCAGGATCATTACCGGCACCACTGATCAGAACGGTGATCAGGTGCTCCCCAGTCCGTTGCTGTTTCATACGGAAGATGTCGCAGCAATCGAGCTCGCGCAACACACACTGCACACAACATATGAGGCCAGCAAAATCGTTCCAGCTCTGATTCCGGGCGAACGGGACCTCTTTTCTGAGAAGAAACCAGCCGAACCAGTCAGGATCGACATCCTTCCGGTTACCTCATTTCGCACATATATCGCATCGCCATATCAGTTTTACCTTCAGCATATTGCACACGCATTCCCGATCGAATGTCCATCGCATCAGCTTGGTCCGATTGACTTTGGTATTCTTCTCCATCGCGTGCTCCATCTCTTTGGTCTGTCTGACGCGAAACACTCAAAGGATCCCAATGTTATTGCATCGGTACTTTCCAGCACGCTGGACGCATGCACCCAGGAGTTCTATGGCGATACACCCAACACGGCGCTTCTGCTTCAAAGACGCGCAGCGTATGGCAGACTGCACAGATTTGCCGAGTGGCAGGCGGCACATGCCTCGCAGGGCTGGCGCATTAAGGAAACTGAATGGTCCTCTGACCCTGCAATACTTGAGAGAGGTACGACATCTGTGCAACTCCGTGGTCAGATCGATCGCATCGATATCAATGCCCAGACCGGCGAGCTTGCAGTCATCGACTACAAAACAAGTGAATCACTGATCAAACCAGATCAGGCCCACAAGACGTCAGAAGGATGGACGAATCTGCAGCTTCCGTTATATAGACATCTTCTTGGATCTGAAGACAAACAGCGCCAAATAAAGTTCATGTATGTCGCGCTCCCAAAGAAGCCTGCCAATATTGGGGGGTATGAAGCAACATGGGATGAAAACGAACTGCTCGAAGCTGACATGATTGCGCTCGCGCTCGTTAATCGCATGCGCAGGGGCATCTTCGACGACAACGATGCCCTCGAAGCAGCCTCGCTGAATGCTCTCACTGAAGATCTTCCCAACTCAGCGGGTGCAACACATGAGTAA
- a CDS encoding UvrD-helicase domain-containing protein: MSNSSYATPILFDQPQSRVVLASAGTGKTYELTSQYIRLLASGAPPSSILAATFTRKAAGEIQHRVLSRLLSAVTSRSSLRELESACGFALTQKLCMSVALTLLRQPQHFQIMTLDSFALRLVNMMGPEFGFADTGNVLYEQQLAALSEQTIETVIDTSSLREMAYMLDALTSQALSRDVDNTALRCVHANHKAFVSARQSPGAWDGFKPLSAPLDGDALGALISRLEAASIPLTAKSQKPDSRWVKAKQTLLEQLNQSDWANMLENGLATAALGEGQTYYSVPIEREWLEVLEPLAHHASTMLLTEHHHKALALRDLLTKYDDVLHRLMREQDAFIFSDLPPLIIDSDILSAEKVQELYFRLQCRVSHVLIDEFQDTSVDQFQMLDPLLDELLSGSGSALFVGDPKQSLYSWRGAEPSLITYLGTRWPQLQFEDRDTNYRSSPVILDTVNRVFMSLSHVDTLNHDVATNFTDLFVPHRAHHVDRPGQAHIVVDRRSIEISAEDEDPDDLESLFSPRATLVADRVATALQTSPHSTIGVLLRKNKNIPAVINALRHRGIDASDEAGKLLIDNQAVQAAMHALQLAAHPTDQVAAHEFRRSPFAEHVDSTDCSDEQLAYQIQRLIAARGVGGFLAMLRTQCHASMDADSLKLFEHLIDLADTFDTTAGPFDLDSFITTIESERIDDKDKRHITVTTLHKAKGLEYDVVILADLDQIWQMQSGEALVDQATPLAPPRAIGAYPNKLIRKLDPRYEQAYQSAHQRYLTEELCCLYVGMTRAIRLLEMIVPYPKLTKSGGLAKPRLCGADIISSALIGNPYQKTLQQAHHGDIVWSAVPDRQPSIWASNRSTAPHDEAHAESAPGEQLRRLSRSSSPPYWRRPRLTPSQLATVFEEPIKPESAAHNADEPVPNFARLNTDIDGSINGLVWHFMLEHVLWWQGDATIQSLRDLCKDTNVVRSIAAQCMIDTASASVLLQSAINQFQYTANLHALLSQPEHKARHETLVRCERSFACTLDLPDPTLVTGRIDRIHEQRSVETDQIDTVHIIDYKTGYRDITTTSQHMLHLKSQVQVYMRAASHMLGCPLEHVRGTLAFVDTDRLVAVEL, encoded by the coding sequence ATGAGTAACTCATCGTATGCTACACCAATACTCTTCGATCAGCCGCAAAGTCGAGTCGTTCTTGCGTCAGCTGGCACAGGAAAAACATATGAACTGACGAGCCAGTACATCAGACTTCTGGCATCGGGCGCGCCACCAAGCTCCATACTCGCAGCTACGTTTACACGAAAAGCTGCGGGTGAGATCCAGCATCGAGTTCTCTCCAGACTTCTCTCTGCTGTCACATCGCGTTCGTCACTCAGGGAACTCGAATCTGCATGTGGCTTTGCATTGACACAGAAGCTTTGCATGTCCGTTGCACTGACGTTGCTCAGGCAACCGCAGCACTTTCAGATCATGACGCTGGACAGTTTCGCGCTGCGTCTCGTCAACATGATGGGGCCAGAGTTTGGATTTGCCGACACTGGCAATGTCCTGTATGAGCAACAACTCGCGGCTCTTTCCGAGCAGACGATAGAGACGGTCATTGACACATCATCACTACGTGAGATGGCGTACATGCTTGATGCACTAACATCACAAGCACTCTCAAGAGATGTCGACAACACCGCGTTGCGTTGTGTGCATGCAAACCACAAAGCCTTTGTTTCCGCTCGACAATCACCGGGCGCATGGGATGGATTCAAGCCGCTCTCCGCACCATTGGATGGCGACGCACTTGGGGCGCTTATCAGTAGACTCGAGGCAGCATCTATACCACTAACAGCAAAGTCACAGAAGCCTGATTCGCGATGGGTCAAGGCAAAGCAGACACTTCTTGAGCAACTCAACCAGTCAGATTGGGCCAACATGCTTGAAAATGGGCTGGCAACTGCTGCTCTCGGCGAAGGTCAAACATACTACAGCGTTCCAATTGAACGTGAGTGGCTTGAGGTGCTTGAGCCACTTGCACATCACGCGAGTACGATGCTGCTCACTGAGCACCATCACAAAGCACTGGCTCTGCGCGATCTACTGACAAAGTACGATGATGTGCTCCACCGTCTGATGCGCGAGCAGGACGCATTTATCTTCAGTGATCTTCCACCCCTGATCATCGACAGCGATATTCTGTCAGCGGAAAAGGTGCAGGAACTGTATTTTCGATTGCAATGCCGAGTTTCCCATGTGCTGATCGATGAGTTCCAGGACACATCGGTTGATCAGTTCCAGATGCTGGACCCCCTGCTTGATGAACTGCTGAGCGGCTCGGGTTCTGCGCTGTTTGTGGGAGATCCGAAGCAATCGCTCTACAGTTGGCGTGGTGCAGAACCGTCACTCATCACATATCTCGGAACTCGCTGGCCACAACTTCAGTTTGAAGATAGGGATACAAACTACAGATCATCACCGGTGATTCTGGACACCGTGAACCGTGTTTTCATGTCATTGTCACATGTTGACACGTTGAATCATGATGTTGCCACGAACTTCACAGACCTCTTCGTTCCGCATAGAGCACACCACGTTGATAGGCCGGGTCAGGCTCACATTGTGGTCGATCGACGTTCGATTGAGATATCAGCCGAAGATGAAGATCCGGATGATCTGGAATCACTGTTCTCGCCACGCGCAACACTGGTCGCAGATCGTGTCGCCACTGCACTCCAGACATCGCCGCACAGCACAATCGGCGTTCTTCTTCGAAAGAACAAAAATATCCCTGCAGTTATCAATGCGCTGCGACATCGTGGCATTGACGCGTCCGATGAAGCTGGAAAGCTGCTTATAGATAATCAAGCAGTTCAGGCTGCAATGCACGCGCTCCAACTCGCAGCCCATCCAACAGATCAGGTTGCTGCCCATGAGTTCCGACGCTCACCATTCGCAGAGCACGTTGACTCAACTGACTGCTCGGATGAACAACTCGCATATCAGATTCAACGTCTCATTGCAGCGCGAGGTGTGGGCGGATTCCTAGCGATGTTAAGAACCCAGTGCCACGCCTCCATGGATGCAGATTCCCTCAAACTGTTCGAACATCTCATCGACCTCGCAGACACGTTCGACACGACTGCCGGCCCATTTGATCTCGACTCATTCATCACAACAATCGAATCTGAGCGTATCGATGACAAGGACAAACGGCACATCACAGTCACAACACTGCACAAGGCAAAGGGACTTGAATATGACGTCGTGATTCTTGCGGACCTCGATCAGATCTGGCAGATGCAGTCTGGCGAGGCTCTTGTAGATCAAGCCACACCTCTTGCACCGCCGCGTGCAATCGGAGCGTATCCGAATAAGCTGATACGCAAGCTGGATCCACGATACGAGCAAGCGTATCAGTCGGCACACCAACGGTATCTTACTGAAGAACTCTGCTGCCTGTATGTCGGCATGACACGCGCTATCAGACTGTTGGAAATGATCGTCCCGTATCCAAAGCTTACAAAGTCTGGCGGACTTGCCAAGCCCAGACTATGCGGAGCAGACATCATCTCCTCTGCATTGATTGGCAATCCGTATCAGAAGACGTTGCAACAGGCACATCATGGCGACATCGTCTGGTCTGCTGTACCTGATCGACAGCCCAGCATCTGGGCAAGTAATCGCAGCACCGCACCGCATGACGAAGCACACGCTGAGAGCGCGCCAGGTGAACAACTGCGACGACTCTCACGATCATCCTCGCCACCATATTGGCGCAGGCCACGGCTAACACCAAGCCAGCTTGCAACAGTATTCGAGGAACCGATCAAGCCAGAATCCGCAGCACATAATGCGGACGAACCTGTTCCCAACTTCGCTCGTCTCAACACAGATATTGACGGTTCAATCAACGGTCTTGTATGGCACTTTATGCTTGAACACGTGCTGTGGTGGCAAGGTGATGCAACAATCCAGTCACTTCGTGATCTGTGTAAAGACACGAACGTTGTTCGCTCTATCGCAGCCCAATGCATGATCGACACAGCATCCGCATCGGTACTGCTGCAATCGGCGATCAATCAGTTTCAGTACACCGCAAATCTGCATGCGCTGCTCTCGCAACCTGAACATAAGGCTCGGCATGAAACACTCGTCCGGTGTGAACGCAGCTTTGCATGCACGCTTGATCTACCAGATCCAACGCTTGTGACAGGTCGAATAGACAGAATCCACGAGCAGCGTTCTGTTGAAACGGACCAGATCGACACTGTTCATATCATTGATTATAAGACAGGGTACAGGGACATTACTACGACCAGTCAGCACATGCTGCATCTCAAGTCCCAGGTGCAAGTCTATATGCGTGCAGCTTCACACATGCTGGGATGTCCACTGGAACACGTGCGCGGGACACTCGCATTTGTGGATACCGACAGGCTTGTCGCTGTGGAGTTGTGA
- a CDS encoding UvrD-helicase domain-containing protein, which produces MSSTMPSFDPAQNPQPDPLLDDLTDAQRSAVLHRDGPLLILAAAGSGKTRVITRRIAHLVRTGVAPWSILALTFTNKAAGEMRERVMHVLGEGALSRGLTVTTFHSLCARLLRRYAEHADLNGLQPDFSIYVTDDQVSLMKRVIADLDLSVNNWPPRSVLAAISNAKNELQDADLFAASASDFYSRTVAKIFHAYQNALRTANAADFDDLLVLTAKMLRENNDIRHGCASRWQYLMIDEYQDTNRAQLVIATQIAKGRATSVPLDASDLGVNLQHVPNICVVGDPDQSIYGWRGADIRNILDFENQFPGTTTILLGQNFRSTQPVLAVADALIRKNQQRKHKDLFTTTEGGEPVEMFLCRDEQHEAQLMAQWLSDRSQDDGYAWREMAVFYRNNALSRVIEDALRRNGIPYTIARGTSFFQREEVRNLIAYLRLIANHADEVSLMRCINTPARGIGATSITKVQTYADSYHMSLFDALRDAAHVPDLSSRARNAIKDFVSMIDNWTGSGSFMGASVAGSLHELVDRVIEDSGLLSMYRTLAAKSRNETDEQRIGNLTEVVSSARTFEVEYDPSADAALDVPSFLDDEPTIPAAPPLLALLRAYLESIALISDADAIDEDSGSVTLMTLHAAKGLEFPVVGIIGLEEGTLPGHRALESNAELEEERRLCFVGITRAMKRLLISSARMRMIRGSTQVMMPSRFLSEFDPAHVHALDYSGVTVPELSPQIRATSPRSPNEQTIEYEDESGLRKGAVVRHPQFGIGRVVWIEKGSTPRARIAFRHIGEKTFALEYARLEVIA; this is translated from the coding sequence GTGTCGAGCACCATGCCATCATTTGATCCTGCACAGAACCCGCAGCCCGATCCACTGCTGGATGATCTGACGGATGCCCAGCGGTCTGCTGTGTTGCACCGTGACGGGCCGCTGCTCATTCTCGCTGCAGCTGGCTCGGGGAAAACACGGGTCATTACGCGCAGAATTGCCCACCTGGTCCGTACCGGCGTAGCACCATGGTCGATCCTCGCACTCACATTTACAAACAAAGCAGCTGGTGAGATGCGCGAGCGCGTCATGCATGTCCTTGGCGAGGGTGCCCTCTCCCGGGGCTTGACGGTGACAACGTTCCACTCATTGTGCGCCCGATTACTCCGGCGCTATGCTGAACACGCCGACCTGAACGGGCTCCAGCCCGATTTTTCCATCTACGTGACCGATGATCAGGTCTCATTGATGAAGCGCGTCATCGCAGATCTTGATCTTTCTGTCAACAACTGGCCGCCACGTTCCGTACTCGCAGCGATCTCGAATGCAAAGAATGAGCTTCAGGACGCAGATCTGTTCGCAGCCTCGGCGAGCGACTTCTACTCGCGAACAGTCGCAAAGATCTTCCACGCATACCAGAATGCGCTGCGAACAGCAAACGCTGCAGACTTTGATGACCTGCTTGTGCTCACAGCAAAGATGCTTCGAGAGAACAATGACATCCGCCACGGGTGCGCAAGTCGATGGCAGTATCTGATGATCGACGAGTACCAGGACACCAATCGTGCGCAGCTTGTCATCGCAACACAGATCGCCAAAGGGAGAGCGACTTCCGTTCCGCTTGATGCGAGTGACCTCGGGGTGAACTTGCAGCACGTTCCGAACATCTGCGTCGTGGGCGATCCGGATCAGTCGATCTATGGCTGGCGTGGCGCTGATATTCGCAATATTCTGGACTTTGAGAACCAGTTCCCGGGCACAACAACGATTCTGCTCGGGCAGAACTTCCGCTCGACGCAGCCGGTGCTCGCCGTTGCTGATGCACTCATCCGGAAAAATCAGCAACGGAAGCACAAGGATCTCTTTACAACCACCGAGGGCGGTGAACCTGTCGAGATGTTCCTGTGCCGTGATGAGCAGCATGAAGCCCAACTCATGGCGCAGTGGCTGAGCGACAGAAGCCAGGACGACGGATACGCGTGGCGTGAGATGGCTGTGTTTTACAGAAACAACGCGCTCTCACGCGTGATTGAAGACGCGTTGCGTCGCAACGGGATTCCATACACAATCGCCCGAGGCACATCATTCTTCCAGCGTGAGGAGGTTCGCAATCTCATAGCATATCTCCGACTTATCGCAAACCATGCAGATGAAGTATCGCTCATGCGCTGCATCAATACCCCGGCCCGAGGAATCGGCGCAACCTCCATAACAAAGGTACAAACCTACGCCGACAGTTATCACATGTCGCTCTTTGACGCGCTGCGCGATGCAGCACACGTGCCTGATCTTTCCTCCCGAGCAAGGAATGCCATCAAAGACTTTGTTTCGATGATCGACAACTGGACTGGCAGCGGTAGTTTCATGGGCGCAAGTGTCGCTGGCTCGCTGCATGAGCTTGTTGACCGTGTCATCGAAGACTCGGGGCTGCTGAGCATGTATCGAACACTCGCTGCAAAGTCGCGCAATGAGACCGACGAACAACGGATCGGCAACCTGACAGAAGTTGTCTCAAGTGCACGCACATTCGAGGTTGAATATGATCCCTCCGCGGATGCCGCACTCGATGTGCCCTCTTTTCTGGACGATGAGCCGACAATACCAGCCGCTCCCCCATTGCTTGCGTTGCTTCGAGCGTATCTTGAATCAATCGCACTGATCTCTGATGCCGATGCGATCGATGAAGACTCGGGATCTGTCACGCTGATGACACTGCACGCCGCAAAGGGCCTGGAGTTCCCGGTTGTCGGCATCATTGGGCTTGAGGAGGGCACACTGCCCGGGCATCGTGCGCTTGAATCAAACGCGGAACTCGAGGAAGAGCGGAGACTGTGCTTTGTCGGCATCACGCGCGCGATGAAGCGGCTGCTTATCTCGAGCGCCCGAATGCGCATGATCCGTGGCAGCACACAGGTGATGATGCCAAGCAGGTTCCTAAGCGAGTTTGATCCTGCACATGTGCATGCACTCGACTACTCGGGCGTCACAGTTCCCGAGTTATCGCCTCAAATACGTGCAACATCTCCGCGCAGTCCGAATGAACAAACGATCGAATACGAGGACGAGAGCGGCCTGAGAAAGGGCGCGGTTGTTCGCCATCCCCAGTTCGGAATTGGCCGTGTTGTGTGGATCGAGAAGGGTTCAACACCACGAGCACGCATCGCGTTCCGACACATAGGTGAAAAGACGTTTGCGCTGGAGTACGCACGCCTTGAGGTCATCGCGTGA
- a CDS encoding (2Fe-2S)-binding protein, whose amino-acid sequence MSGVNPTGCVTRCVCQDVLFAEVLHLHNQGIDIKTIQSRTRFGTGCGTCVPYIELALQTGKAVLPVLSPAEDQRLRAAADARFRAENQNRSRC is encoded by the coding sequence GTGAGTGGTGTAAATCCGACAGGTTGTGTGACTCGATGTGTGTGTCAGGATGTGCTGTTTGCAGAAGTTCTGCACTTGCACAATCAGGGGATTGACATAAAGACGATACAAAGTCGAACCCGGTTTGGAACCGGGTGCGGCACATGTGTTCCTTACATTGAGCTTGCTCTGCAGACCGGAAAGGCTGTACTACCGGTGCTATCGCCTGCGGAAGATCAGCGGCTTCGTGCCGCTGCAGATGCTCGGTTTCGAGCCGAGAATCAGAACCGATCTCGCTGCTGA
- a CDS encoding ABC transporter permease, with the protein MAEQQTTEPRLSVFTMLAIPFDWLGGRMLGILEHIGSTVNLFIDALRWILRCGTSKQYRLGRAAIISQILRIGVRSIAIISLVSGSVGLILALQMAPPLDQFGSREIVARIVGVAVFRELGPLISAIVLTGFAGAAIAAEIGTMVVNEEIEALEAHALNPTRFLVVPRILATTASMIVLAVYADLVANGASLFISMTTLGIPFTTYWDNMMAQVKPVDFYTGLIKSGIFGCLIGLIACHNGLKVTGGADGVGRATTNTVVQSVVSIIVADLMFTAIFFILGLV; encoded by the coding sequence GTGGCTGAGCAGCAGACAACAGAACCACGACTGTCAGTTTTCACCATGCTGGCAATACCGTTCGACTGGCTCGGCGGTCGCATGCTTGGGATTCTTGAGCATATTGGCTCGACGGTGAACCTGTTTATCGATGCGTTACGATGGATTCTCCGCTGCGGGACATCGAAGCAATACCGTCTCGGTCGTGCTGCCATTATCTCGCAGATACTCCGCATCGGTGTACGATCAATCGCAATCATTTCGCTCGTGTCAGGTTCGGTGGGTTTGATCCTTGCGCTGCAGATGGCACCGCCACTCGACCAGTTTGGCTCGCGAGAGATCGTCGCCCGGATTGTTGGTGTTGCGGTCTTCCGTGAACTCGGCCCACTCATCTCTGCGATTGTGCTCACAGGATTCGCTGGTGCTGCAATCGCTGCCGAGATCGGCACGATGGTGGTGAATGAAGAGATCGAGGCGCTCGAGGCGCACGCGCTCAATCCAACCCGATTTCTGGTTGTTCCACGCATCCTTGCAACAACAGCGAGCATGATTGTGCTTGCTGTGTATGCCGATCTTGTGGCAAACGGCGCCTCGCTGTTCATCTCAATGACAACACTGGGCATCCCGTTCACAACCTACTGGGACAACATGATGGCCCAGGTGAAGCCGGTGGATTTTTACACCGGGCTGATCAAGTCGGGCATCTTCGGGTGCCTGATCGGGCTGATTGCCTGCCACAACGGGTTAAAGGTGACAGGTGGTGCTGACGGTGTTGGCCGTGCAACGACTAACACTGTGGTGCAGTCAGTCGTGTCGATTATTGTTGCCGACTTGATGTTCACCGCGATCTTCTTCATTCTGGGTCTGGTCTGA
- a CDS encoding STAS domain-containing protein — protein MSSDHLPIDVSSDGGITVVAPRGDIDLARSPVLRQSLQQAQASRPKRLVIDLAQVDYMDSSGVATLVEALQAAQANATAMILCNLQNRVQSIFEIARLDTIFTIQQDLRDAISG, from the coding sequence ATGAGCAGTGATCATCTTCCGATTGACGTTTCAAGCGATGGCGGCATCACCGTGGTGGCTCCACGTGGCGATATCGACCTTGCCCGCAGCCCTGTGCTTCGCCAGAGCCTCCAACAGGCCCAGGCAAGCAGGCCAAAGCGGCTGGTGATTGATCTGGCCCAGGTTGACTACATGGACAGTTCTGGTGTTGCGACGCTGGTCGAAGCGCTCCAGGCTGCACAGGCAAACGCAACAGCGATGATCCTGTGCAATCTTCAGAATCGGGTCCAGTCCATCTTCGAAATTGCTCGGCTGGACACGATTTTTACGATACAGCAGGATCTACGCGACGCGATTAGCGGCTGA
- a CDS encoding ATP-binding protein, translating into MTKLKPHISIEFQSNPKMLCGVRELIANVAERMGFASDESTRIKLAVDEALANVIRHGYSKREDGPIAVQVWFEPTSGKRQEYKALRIVIEDEGVQIEPDRICGRDLDDIRPGGLGVHIIKEIMDEVVYEKRSGGGMRLTMVKHMPQKQDAAQTA; encoded by the coding sequence ATGACCAAGCTCAAACCACACATCTCTATTGAGTTCCAGAGCAATCCCAAAATGCTCTGCGGTGTGCGTGAACTTATAGCGAACGTAGCTGAACGCATGGGATTTGCATCAGACGAATCAACCCGCATCAAGCTTGCAGTCGACGAGGCCCTTGCGAATGTGATTCGTCATGGGTACAGCAAGCGGGAGGATGGGCCAATTGCGGTCCAGGTCTGGTTTGAGCCTACTTCTGGGAAACGACAGGAGTACAAGGCCCTTCGGATTGTGATAGAGGATGAGGGCGTCCAGATTGAACCGGATCGGATCTGTGGCCGTGATCTCGATGACATCCGCCCGGGAGGGTTGGGGGTTCACATTATCAAAGAGATCATGGACGAGGTGGTATATGAAAAACGGAGTGGGGGAGGGATGCGCCTGACAATGGTCAAGCACATGCCGCAGAAACAGGACGCAGCACAGACTGCCTGA
- a CDS encoding HEAT repeat domain-containing protein yields the protein MVVLVGCAKPSTVGLDSPVPSARIKATAVAAEEGDETAIPDLIRMLDSDDPLVRMMSQHALDRLTGETFGYSYADPESKRNEAIQRWASWYEAPDAISP from the coding sequence ATGGTTGTTCTGGTTGGCTGTGCAAAGCCGAGCACTGTTGGGTTGGATTCGCCTGTCCCTTCCGCGCGGATAAAAGCGACTGCGGTTGCTGCGGAAGAAGGTGACGAAACGGCTATTCCTGATCTGATACGTATGCTCGACAGCGACGATCCGCTTGTTCGGATGATGTCTCAGCACGCACTGGACCGATTGACCGGTGAGACATTCGGATATTCGTATGCCGATCCGGAATCCAAGAGAAACGAGGCAATTCAGCGATGGGCATCCTGGTACGAAGCCCCAGACGCAATCTCGCCATGA